One segment of Ignavibacteriales bacterium DNA contains the following:
- a CDS encoding PorV/PorQ family protein yields the protein MKIKIIAALLIINSTFLFPQGGGIDKVGTTSFQFLKVMPGARSTGMGESFISVVNNSEAVFWNPAALVKVNNFDASFYYVDYFLDVSHLALSAAYSIEDFGTLGLQVQVNDIGDIPVTRVDNLYRDPVTGVYNPGTTGETMSPGFTVVGLSYAKSLTDKFSFGLSFKVAHENLVAESATSWMLDGGLIYQTGFKTIDVAIALRNFGPEVKFVHKGYPLPQTLTLGISAYLFTDQNSLISDIKDQGLLISYNLSQPRDYSQQHNVGLEYSFSQMLFLRAGYKINYDEEGLTLGAGVNYQGYRVDYSFNDYGEFLGNVHRFTLGFNFN from the coding sequence ATGAAGATTAAAATAATTGCTGCCTTACTAATAATAAATTCTACATTTTTATTCCCTCAAGGCGGAGGCATAGATAAAGTAGGCACAACCTCTTTTCAATTTTTAAAAGTAATGCCTGGTGCCCGATCAACAGGGATGGGAGAATCTTTTATATCTGTTGTGAACAACTCAGAAGCAGTTTTCTGGAATCCTGCTGCTTTAGTTAAAGTAAATAATTTTGATGCATCCTTTTATTATGTTGATTACTTTTTAGATGTATCTCATCTTGCTCTATCAGCCGCATACTCCATTGAAGATTTTGGAACGCTTGGTTTGCAGGTTCAAGTAAATGATATCGGAGATATTCCTGTTACCAGAGTGGATAATTTGTACAGAGATCCAGTAACTGGTGTTTATAATCCTGGTACAACTGGTGAAACTATGAGTCCTGGTTTTACCGTAGTTGGTTTGTCATATGCAAAAAGTTTAACAGATAAGTTTTCATTTGGTTTATCGTTTAAAGTTGCTCACGAAAATTTAGTCGCCGAATCAGCTACTTCATGGATGCTTGATGGTGGTCTGATTTATCAGACTGGTTTTAAAACTATAGATGTTGCAATTGCATTAAGAAATTTTGGACCAGAGGTAAAATTTGTACATAAAGGTTATCCGCTTCCACAAACTTTAACTTTAGGAATTTCAGCTTATCTATTTACAGATCAAAACTCACTTATTTCAGATATTAAAGATCAGGGATTATTGATATCTTATAATTTATCGCAGCCTAGAGATTACAGTCAGCAGCACAATGTTGGACTAGAATATTCGTTCTCCCAGATGCTTTTTTTAAGAGCAGGTTATAAAATCAATTATGATGAAGAAGGTTTAACTCTTGGTGCTGGTGTAAATTATCAGGGATATAGAGTTGATTACTCATTTAACGATTATGGAGAATTTCTTGGAAATGTTCACAGATTTACTCTTGGTTTTAATTTTAATTAA
- a CDS encoding T9SS type A sorting domain-containing protein → MKNKSLTILLILFAFNLSAIFAQVRDSKIHTRGMLHETVFNDGSIGRAWLYGAGGEKISSPCFEWPPRSKTVINGIEYSGQHNILGAGVYITANEKGNPGIPNRLFSFCGAIGTSSGAELPIGRWSFPISLERIENYPLLPDGSLNPNYNPDEAEEIIINKFSTNVGITVTRTSRAWSYPEYDDMIIYEYELEYTGDTDGDLSTIERTVDLVDVLFTINYGFSPSMLGYQRNYGEWKYDGGMYRGDNRQSFDPDYWLTFNQTTHTGAPDKGVENLFAKPEPNKELFLEFANTGLNGGGFLSPQAPGYCMLYWDIDHLAIVDRVNTARNESEYISYMLRDAGGNYFETDANDHILQPWQMKGESGNTRPDKIMDRATTMDERWWTVYGEVGAPIGTPSDGGRFVLPGGRTWKGRARFEWDESYNGIAVYNGFGPYVMKLGDKLEFAYAEVVGYGGTAGKTICGGQTDVQFYPIRTMNKKIVLNGETVTEHYLDDFGYPDYINSDVISVNQVAHNAWETYLGTDIPYDSTRMGPAGGMLFPELNPKPSMNTEKYKIPITVPAPIISVENTSSATVKITWNTAAENFTHTRLTGTITGYKIWRTDYGMGPWKLIAELQKGEVNTEGLYEFIDEDETFRLGEGKYYSVTSIDNNNKQSGKTNINYHVKNVRSVDKLGEVYVVPNPFIVNSGFTGLAQENAIGFYGLPEKCTIRIFSYSGQLVETIEHNELVFSTAWFQVTRNDQDIASGVYFFVITTPEGDTSTGKFVVIK, encoded by the coding sequence ATGAAAAATAAATCACTTACAATTCTTTTAATTTTATTTGCTTTCAACTTGTCAGCAATATTTGCACAAGTAAGAGATTCTAAAATTCACACTCGCGGAATGTTGCACGAAACGGTTTTTAATGATGGCAGTATTGGAAGAGCTTGGCTTTATGGCGCTGGTGGTGAAAAGATAAGCTCACCCTGTTTTGAATGGCCTCCAAGATCAAAAACTGTAATTAATGGAATTGAATATAGCGGGCAGCACAATATTTTGGGTGCCGGTGTTTATATAACAGCTAATGAAAAAGGCAATCCTGGAATTCCAAATAGATTATTTTCATTTTGCGGAGCAATTGGTACAAGTAGTGGTGCAGAATTACCAATCGGTAGATGGAGTTTTCCTATCTCTTTAGAAAGAATTGAAAATTACCCGCTATTACCTGATGGTTCTTTAAATCCTAATTATAACCCCGATGAAGCAGAAGAAATAATTATTAATAAATTTTCTACTAATGTTGGAATTACCGTTACACGTACATCGCGCGCTTGGAGTTATCCTGAATATGATGATATGATAATTTATGAATATGAACTTGAATATACCGGTGATACTGATGGGGATTTATCCACAATCGAAAGAACTGTTGATCTTGTTGATGTTTTATTTACAATCAACTATGGTTTTTCACCCTCAATGCTTGGATACCAGAGAAATTACGGTGAGTGGAAATATGATGGTGGTATGTACCGTGGTGATAACAGACAATCTTTCGATCCTGATTATTGGCTGACATTTAATCAAACAACACATACCGGTGCACCTGATAAAGGTGTCGAAAACTTATTTGCAAAACCTGAGCCAAATAAAGAATTATTTCTTGAATTTGCAAATACTGGTTTAAATGGTGGTGGATTTCTTAGTCCACAAGCACCAGGATATTGTATGTTGTACTGGGACATCGATCATTTAGCAATAGTAGATAGAGTTAATACTGCTAGAAATGAATCTGAATACATCAGTTATATGTTAAGAGATGCAGGTGGAAATTACTTCGAGACCGATGCAAATGATCATATTCTACAACCCTGGCAAATGAAAGGTGAGAGTGGTAATACAAGACCAGATAAAATTATGGACAGAGCAACGACCATGGATGAGAGATGGTGGACTGTTTATGGAGAAGTGGGTGCTCCTATTGGCACTCCATCAGATGGAGGAAGATTTGTTCTTCCAGGTGGAAGAACTTGGAAAGGACGCGCAAGATTTGAATGGGACGAAAGTTATAACGGAATTGCTGTCTATAATGGGTTTGGTCCATATGTTATGAAGCTTGGTGATAAATTAGAATTTGCATATGCGGAAGTTGTTGGCTATGGCGGAACTGCTGGTAAAACAATTTGTGGCGGTCAAACTGATGTACAGTTTTATCCCATCAGAACTATGAATAAAAAAATAGTTTTGAATGGTGAAACTGTTACTGAACACTATCTCGATGATTTTGGATACCCGGACTATATTAACTCGGATGTGATAAGTGTTAATCAGGTTGCACATAATGCGTGGGAAACATATTTAGGTACAGATATTCCTTATGATTCAACGAGAATGGGTCCGGCAGGTGGGATGTTATTTCCGGAATTGAATCCTAAACCATCAATGAATACAGAAAAATATAAAATACCTATTACAGTACCAGCTCCAATAATTAGTGTTGAGAATACTTCTTCTGCTACAGTTAAAATTACTTGGAACACCGCTGCCGAAAATTTTACTCATACGAGATTAACAGGAACTATTACTGGATATAAAATCTGGCGTACTGATTATGGAATGGGACCTTGGAAGCTTATTGCAGAGTTACAAAAAGGAGAAGTAAATACAGAAGGATTGTATGAGTTTATTGATGAGGACGAGACCTTTAGACTTGGTGAAGGAAAGTATTATTCTGTAACGTCTATTGATAATAACAATAAACAAAGCGGTAAGACGAATATCAATTATCACGTAAAAAATGTTAGGTCTGTTGATAAGTTAGGAGAAGTTTATGTTGTACCAAATCCATTTATTGTTAATTCTGGATTTACTGGACTGGCACAAGAAAATGCAATAGGCTTTTATGGACTTCCAGAAAAATGTACTATAAGAATATTTTCATACTCCGGACAACTTGTTGAAACTATTGAACACAATGAACTAGTTTTCTCAACTGCTTGGTTTCAAGTAACTAGAAATGATCAAGATATAGCTTCAGGTGTTTACTTTTTTGTGATTACTACACCCGAGGGTGATACCAGTACCGGAAAATTTGTGGTAATTAAATAA